The stretch of DNA ATCGACTTGAGGTTGGTTCCGCCCGAGGCGGTATTGGGCGCCAGCGGGTCTTCGGCGACGCCGCTTGTCTCGCCCAACTCGCCAACGAGGACGCGGCCGTCTTTGATCTGGATGGTCGCGGCTGTCGCTAGGCTGGCCGCAAAGCCGGCGAGCGGCAGGCACGCGGCGCCGGCCAGACAAAAACGCCAAAGCGTCTTCACCGCCGGCGCGGGGGGAAAACGCAAGGTACGTTTTAGATAGGCCATAACAGATCGCGGGCGGCGGGCCCCACCGGTTCGCCAGCGGGCGATTTTCGTCGAGGAGCACTACTAACTATCTTCGGGCGCGGCTCGCGGGGGTCAAACCTCTGGCAGCCGCTTGCCGCCAATCAATGGCGCGACGTTCGCTTGCCGCTACCCCGACCGCTACATCCGCTACCACTGACCGACCCTCTGGCCCTTGAGCTGACCCTCTGAGGACGTGTCCGATGCCCGATCCGCCCGCGATTCAACACCCCCGACGGACTTCTAACAAGAAACACCACACGGCGACGGCGTTCGCCCCGCCGATCGTCCGGGCGACGGCCGCCCTGGCTTGGCTCGTTTCGGCGGTCTGCTTCATCCGCGCGGCGAGCCTCTGGTTCGGCGGCGTGCAGGACTTCACCGACGCCGTCTTCTTCCTCGGCCTGGGGGGCGGCGCCGCGTATCTAGGCTTGGCCCTGCCGCGACGGGTCGTCTCGGCGTGGCGGGCGTGCCGGCAACTCGCCGCCGCGACGGGCACGATCAACATGGTGGTGATGCCCGCCCTTGTTGTGGCGGGGGCCCTGGCGGTCGGCTACCGGCTCTGGTCCGGCGTCGATCCCGCCCTCGCCGCCTGGACCGTCAAACTCTGCGTCGCCGGCGTGGCCACCGCCGTGCCGTGGATGTTCTACCACGCATTGGGGGACGACCGGGTGAGAAGCTGGTTCTGCGCGGTCGACTGCCGATGAGGGGCGGAATGACCAATGTCCAAGCCCCAATGACCAATGGAAGGGGCCAGGAGTCAGTAATCAGGATGAGCTTGTGCGGCGGTGCCTCATTGGTCATTGGGACTTGGTCATTGGTCATTGGTCATTAGCTGCCCTCGGCGTCTTGGCGGTGAGCTTCTAACCGGCGAGAATCGCCGGCATGAAGGACTTCACCCGCGAAAGCCTCGTTCACGACCCGGTGCATGGCTACGTGCCGTTCGTCTCGGTCGTGCCCGACGGCGAAGTAAGCGAACGCCGGCTGCTCGACAACCCGTGGCTCCAGCGGCTGAGGCAGATCCACCAACTCCAGACCGCTTGGTGGGTCTATCCGTCCGCCGAGCACACGAGGTTCCAGCACGTCATCGGCGCCATGCACATGGCGAGCCGGGCGGTCGAGACGCTCTACGAATCGCTGCACGACGTCTGTAAGGGGGACGTTCCTAGTCGCAAGGCGGTCGATTGCCTCTGCCGCACCGCGGCCCTGCTGCACGACGTCGGCCACGGGCCGTTCGGCCACTTCTTCGACGAGCACTTCCTCAAGCCGCACTACGGCCTGACGCACGAGACGCTCGGCGCCTTCATCATTGAGCACGAGCTGGCGAAGCTGCTCGAGGGCATCTACGAGTGCCCCAGCGGCCGCATGCAGGCGGGCGAGTCGATCGACCCGGCGCACGTCGCCATGCTCATTCAGCGTCCCAAGCGGGACGACTCCAGCGAGTGGCCGCGCTGGCTAGTGCTGCTGCGGAGCCTCTTCTGCGGGCTCTACACCGTGGACAGCATGGACTTCGTCCTCCGCGACGCCTACATGACCGGCTACAGCGCCCGGGCGTACGACCTCGAACGTCTGTTGCGCTACAGCTTCTTCAGCGACCGCGGCCTGACGATCCACCAGAAGGGGCTTTCGGCCCTGATCAAGTTCGTCCAGACGAAGAGCGAGCTGTTCCGCGCCGTCTACTTCCATCGCACCGTGCGGGCGATCGACAAGACGTTGCGCGACATCTTCGTCGATAGCCGTGAGCTGCTGTTCCCCCACGACCCCCGTGAGCGGCTCGACGACTACTGCCGGTTCACCGAGTGGTCGCTGCTAATCGACGTGAGCCGCTGGGCCGAGTCGAGCGACGCCAAGAAGCGACTGCTCGCACCGCGTTGGGAACGCATTCTCGGCCGTGAGGTCGATTGGATCGCGGTCGAGGACCGCAACGTCACGTACCGCCCCGGCGAGTCGGAACAGTCGAGCCTGTTCAGCGACGCCGGCCTGTTGGAGCACGCCATCCGTAGCCGCCTGCCCGCCGATATCGAAGACCTGCCGATGCAGATCGACTTGCCGCGCCACATCTACCGGCCCGACGCGCTGGCTGCAACGGCGGGCCAGAACTATCAGTTCAAACCGTCAACGGGCAAGGTTTATCCGCTGACCGACGATCAACTCTTCCGCCAGCTGCCGGTCGCCCACCGCGCTTGCCGTGTCTACTTGCAGAAGAACCACCCGAAAGAACACGCCGCCGCGGTTGGCGAAGCGCTCGACGCGCTTGTCGGCAGCCGGAGCGAAGACGATCTAACAAATATGTAAAGAAGAACGGGACGCGGATGTCAACGGATTCAGCGGATCGACGCGGATCCAAGCTGAGACCAATCCGCGTTGATCCTTAATAATCCGTGAAAATCCGCGTCCCCCTTTTGTCCCGCCAGACGATGCCCGACCACGAAGTTTATGAGAACCCCCTAATCTCGCGCTACGCCTCGCGCCCGATGGCGTCGTTGTGGGGAGCGCAGAAGAAGTTCTCGACCTGGCGGCGGCTGTGGGTGTGGCTCGCCGAGGCGGAGGCGGAGTTGGGGCTGCCGATCACCGCGGCGCAGCTCGACGAACTGCGGGCGAAGGTCGATGACATCGACTTCACCGCCGCGGCGGGCTACGAGAAGAAGCTCCGTCACGACGTGATGGCTCATGTCCACACGTACGGTGACGCGTGTCCCAATGCGAAGGGCATCATCCACCTCGGCGCGACGAGCAACTTTGTCGTCGATAACGCCGACGTGATTGTCATCCGCGAGTCGCTGGAACTCGTCGCCAGCCGCTTGGCGGCCGTCATCGACGCCCTCGCCGCGTTCGCCGAGAAGCACCGCGACCTACCGACGCTCGGCTTCACGCACTTGCAGCCCGCCCAGCCGACGACTGTCGGCAAGCGCGCGACGCTCTGGTGCTACGACCTGGCGCTTGACCTCGCCGAAGTTGAGCACCGCATCGCGACGCTCAAGGCCCGCAGCACGAAGGGGACTACCGGCACGCAGGCGAGCTTCCTCGAGCTCTTCGAGGGCGATCACGACAAGTGCCGCCAGCTCGAACAACGCGTCGCCGAGAAGATGGGCTTTGACGCTTCTTATGCGGTAACGGGCCAGACGTACCCGCGAAAGGTCGACGCCCAGGTGCTCGACTGCCTCTCGGGGATCGCCGCGAGCGCTCACAAGGCGACGACTGACCTCCGCATCCTGGCGATGCGCAAGGAAATCGAAGAGCCCTTCGAAGAGCACCAGATCGGTTCGTCGGCGATGCCCTACAAGCGCAATCCGATGCGTAGCGAGCGGATCGGCGCGCTGTCGCGGTTCGTGATGAGCCTCGCCCAGAACGGCGCCGCCACGCACGCCACGCAGTGGATGGAGCGGACGCTCGACGACTCGGCCAATCGCCGGCTCTCGCTGCCGCAGGCGTTCCTTGGCGTCGATGCGGTGCTGGTGATCTACGAGAACGTGGCGCGCGGCATGGTGGTCTACCCCGAGGTGATCGCCAAGAACCTCCGCGAAGAGCTGCCGTTCATGATCACCGAGAACGTGCTGATGGAAGCCGTCAAAGCGGGCGGCGACCGCCAAGACCTCCACGAAAAAATCCGCCAACACAGCCAAGCCGCCGGCGCGGTTGTCAAACAACAAGGGGGCGCCAACGACTTGCTCGATCGCTTGCGCAGCGACGACGCCTTCAAAGCCGTCGACCTCGGCAGCATCGCCGACCCTTCGCAACTCGTGGGCCGCGCGCCGCAGCAGGTGGACGAGTTCCTCACCGAGGTCGTCGCGCCCATCCGCGAGCGCTACGCTGACCGGGCTGCCGAAGGCGAAGAGCTGCGTGTCTAAAGACGCCGCATCGTTTCGTGTTCACCACGCCTGCGATCGCTTATACTCCCTTCACAGAAGTTCGGGCCTGCTCCTCTGCCAAAGGTTCTAACGATGCCATGCAAGCGAGCATTGGTGGCGGCCATTGTGAGTTTAGCCATCGCTGTCGATGCCTCTGAGAGTTGTGCGGCGACGCTCCCGAGCACCGGTTTGCAGCTACAGGCCACCGCCAACGTCTCCATCGACCCCAGCGCCTTCTTCAGGCCTGGTGAAGAAATCACGATCCGCTTCGACCTGCGCCCCGAAGACCTGCGTCGGTCCACCGCCAGGCCATCCACGGGCTGGTCATTCCTCTACGTCAATAATCCGATACCGGTCCATGTTTCCAGTGAACGCGCGGGCGAACACCCAACGGTCGGCGTGATCGGACGTCTCTTGGCGACGAGCGGCGCCTCAACGATGGACCAGATACGCGTCGACGTACTAGTGGGAAACGAAGTTGTGCCCGTGATCACCATCCCGCGGACGCTTGACCCCACAACTTTCCCGCTGTCGATCGAAGCGATGCTGGAGGCGATCCGGCAGTCCATCGAGGATCCCGGGGTAACGCCGATCAACGCGGACGGGATGCTCTTGGTGGACACCGGGCCTGGACCTGGAGACCGAGAGATCGTCCGATTCGTCAACGCCCGCTGGTCGCTGATCCCAGAACCGGGGACGACGGCAAGCGTCATGATCGCCATCCTGCCGGGCTGGTTCGTGCGTCGGAAAGCCCACGAAAACTAGCCGCGCGTCGAACCGCGGCGCAATCAGTTGAACCCTTCTTTTCGCATCACGGACGTTGCCGTCAGCGTTTGCCCGCCGAGGAACCACGGCGTTGGGCTCCAGCTGACGGAGAGGAAATCGACCGTTAGCGTCATGGTGATCAAGTCGCCCCCCTTGGCCGTGCCCGGGTCTGGCGAAACCGTCGCGGTGACGCCCGGCACCGAGGCGCCGGCGGCGTAATTCACCGCGGACGTGACGGCGCCCGCCGAGGTGCCGTTGAGGGTCGCCGCCTCACGGGCGCCGACCCGCGAGGCGTTCACTAGCACCTGCTGCACCATCAGCGCTCGGCCGATCTCGATGCAGCCGAGGATCATCAGGAAGAACAACGGCGCGACGATCGCGAACTCGACCACCGCGGCGCCGCGGCGGTCGGTTTGGCGTGAACGGCGGCGAGGGCGTGGCCGGTTGGCGTACATTCGAGGGGTGCCACTGCTAGAGGTGTGGGGGCGTCAAGTCAAAGCCGCAGCGGCTACTGGAGAAGCACCGCTGGCGAGTAGACCTGATAGCTCGTCCCGGCCACGGTCGTGGGCACAACGCCAGTCGCGAGGACGGGCGCCGTCTGGATGGTCAGGTGCTTCTTGTTCATGGGTCCGGTCAGCTTCACATCGACGATACGGATTCCCTGCCAAGCCACGATCGTATAGATCGCGTTGTTGCCGGGGCCTTCGACCTTGCTGAAGATCGGGATGATCCGCGGCTTCCCCTTGATAGCGGCGAGCTCGTCTTTGACGCCGGCGCTGATGCCCGTGTCGCCATTGAGCGTCAACTCGCCGTTCTCGTCGAACACAAGCGGCTTGCCGAGCGCCGCGAAGTCGGCGGCGCTGATCCCGTAAAGGATCTGTCGGGCGATGTCGTTGGTGCTGTTGTTCGCGCCGCCGATATCGACCGTGCCGCGGTTGCCCGGTGAACCGGTCCCTTGCGGGTAGAGATTGACCTCGACCTTGCCATCGGAACCGCTCGTGACGGCGCCGGTCGCTTCGTTGTACTTGTAAGAATCGGAGCCATTGCCGGCGAGCCAGCTGAGGTGCGTCTGGCGGTCGAGCGCGAAGGGGAGCAGGTCGATGTTGCCGCCCCCGGACGGGGCCTGAAAGCCGCCGACGTTCCGCACCAAGCCAGCCGTCGCCTCGGCTTCGAGTGATTGCGTGCGGATGCCGAACACGCTGGCGAAGAACAGCGGCGCGGCGCCGTTGAGCGTCTCGTCGCGGCGGATCTTTACCCTGGCGGCGTTGAACAGCGCGGAGTCGCTGGTCTCCATCGCGTCGGGGGCGCCGAGGTCGGCGAGGTAGCCGAACACCAGGTCGCCGCTCGAGGTGTTCGCATAGTTCGAGTCGATCTGCGGCGCCACGCGGCCGACGATGTTGGTCGAGGCGACGCTCGCCGCGGCGGCGCGGCCCGCCAGGACCGCGGCGTCGGCCGGCAGCTCGTCCGCCATGCCGGAGGCCATCTCCCACGCGGCCGCCATCGCAGCGGCGTCGGCGGTGCGTTGCAGTTCCTCCTTCACCGAGAGGATGTAACCGACGTCAACGCTGAAGGCGACCATGCCGAGCATGACGATCGAGAAGAGCGCGGCGAGCACCGTAATGGCGCCGCGCCGTTGGCCACGCGTCTGGCGTGGCAAGAGTGGGTGGTGGCGCATGGGGACTCTCCCGAGAAAGACTAGAAGGATCGTCGGAGAGTTCGCTTCGCCCGCGAAACCAGAGGCCGATGCTTACACAACAACACGTCTTCAGCGACCCGTCAGGGGTCGAGGTCGGCGTCGATGTCGATCGGCGCGACCATCTCTTGGTACTCGTCATCGCCGTCGAACCGCCAACGGAGCTTCTCGAGCACCAACGACGAGACACGGTTGCCCGCGTAGCCGATGCCCGACTCCGTGAGAGAAGTCGCCGGCAGGTAGCCATTGAGCCGCGCCAGCTCGGTGTGGGTAGTGATCTTGAGCGCTTCACCAGCGGCGAAGTTACCCCAGGTCGTGGACTCGGCGTTGAACACCTCGTAGGTCAGGCTGCAATCCGATAGCGTCAACCGCTGCGCCCAACGGATCGTCTCGCCGTCGGTGTCGAGCGGCAACTCGTTCGAAGCCGACTTGCTCGAACGCCAATTCTCACCGTTCCAGTGTTGCAGCTGGACGCCGCCGGGCTCGAAGCCGGGATAGCTCCAGTGGTTGAGGCTCAGCAGAAAGAAGTCGCTGTCGATGCCGCCCGCAGGAGACATCACCATGCTGACTTGCGGCGCCGTCCGGAGCGCGTCTGGGCCGCCGACGGCGAGCGACCAGTGCTCCTCGATCTCGACGACATCACCATCACCCCCCGAGGCAGGGTTCGCGGCGACGAGCAGGGCCAACGCCATTGCCGAACCGCGCAGGGCTCGACGTGCGACCGATGAGGTCATTGCGCCTTCTCCGGGCTGGGCGTCCCGCCAACGCCCTACTTGGACGAGTTCGTTAGAAGAGCGGCCGCCGAAGCGGCCGGGGCGAGTGCGGGTTACCTCTCCGCCCAATAGAAAACGTAGGTCACAACTGTGAGGCATTGCGAAGAAAACTTCGCATTGCGGCAGTCCGTCAAGCGACGTCTTTGGTGCGGACCTGCTCCGACCGGTCGATGCGGGCCTGCATGGCGTTGAACGCCTCGGCCAAGTCTTGCCAGTAGTCGCCGTCACGGAAGCGGATCGGATCGACGTGCTCGCCCGCGGCCGCGCGGCGCATCGACTCGCGCAGCCGCACCATCGGACCCGCAAAGCGGTGCGAGAACTTCACCAGATCTAATAGCACCACCGGCAGCAACGCCGCCGCGGCCACCAGCCCCATAATTAAACACGAGATCAGCGACCGCAGTTGTTCGGGCGACTCGACGAGCTGGGCGATGCCGGGCGCGATAAAGACCCACCCGACAACCGTCAGCATCCCAACGACCGTGAGGCTGAGGGCCCAATAGCGAGCCGCGATCCAGACGAGTCCGCCCTGGATATCGCGATCGACAAATACCCGCTTCCGCTGATGCTTCGACATGACGCTACTCCCCCGTGAAGAGCCTCCGCGCAGACCACGACCTAGGGATCGGCGAGGCCATTGAGAAGCCTAGCTCAGGAAAAGGAGGGGGGAGGAACGAGGGATTCTGAGCCGTCGGCGCTAGCCGCGGGTAGCCTCTCCAGCTGGTCGTCTACTTCGCAAAGCGAACGCCCAACGTTGGCCTTGAGACGCGCTGAAAATCGGTTCGATAGCCGAACGAGACCCAGTGGGCATGAACACGCGTCCAGATGCGAATAAAGGGCCTTTGCGGAGCCTTCCGCGGCGTCTTTGGTCCGAGTGTCGACCCGGGCTCGCGACGCACGGAAGGGCCCTCTATGGGCCCCACAGAAGGCGCCGGCAAAACCCCCGTGTTTTCCAGGGGTTCAGCACCGGCGAGCCGGGAGCGTCAGCGACCGGAGGGATGCGGGTCCACGTATGGCGAGCGTGTCCGTCGCGCACTCCGGTCGCTGACGCTCCCGGCTCGCCGGCGCTGGTGGATCGCTGGCGGCGCTCGGCTTCCCAGGGGGACGCGTAGGATGCGACCCAGGCCACGCTTGCTGAGAACTCAGGGGCGCCCGGCGCGTCGGCGGAGAGCCCCGACGCCCAAGACGATGACGCCGATGGTGGTTCCGCAGTCGTCATTAGCTGCTGAGGTAAGCTGCCCATCGACAAGTTGGAGGACGCTCAGTGCTACCCGTCATGGATCTGTTGGGGATGCCGATGCAAACTATCCCTTAGTGACAATGTCGTATGCAACGGACTTCCAGCAAGCGGTGCCCGAATGCCTGCTTCGAGACTGACGGCGAGACACGCCTTCATGTACTTCGTGATCGGCGCATGGGCATTCGCGGTGATTGGCATCGGCTTGGGGATGGCGGCGGGCGCCATGGACACCGGCCAGACCGATGCCGCGTTATGGCGTAAAGCTTTGTACGTGTTCTCGATGACGCTCGCGGCAGCCGTTGTCGCCGCGGCCTTGGGGACGATTTATGCTGGCTGGCTACGCCTCCGTCGCTTTTCGGCAAGGTGGCGGAAAGCCCGCGTCGTGCCTCTCGGCGCCGGTTTCGTCTCTTGGATTTCAGTCGTGTTGTTTTACTTTCCTCTTTATTTGGCGCTTGGCCAACCAACGGAGTCGACCGGAGGCTTCGTGGAGGACTACGCCTACCTGGTCTTGATCCCGTTGGTCCTGGTTGCCTTGGCTGAGGGAAGTTATCGCTTGCTCAAGTCGATCGATGCCGACATTCCAGTCACGCCGCAGAGCGAAGAGCTTCCTTGAGTGCGCTGCTGTGGCAAGCGTCAGGAGCATCGCAGTAAACGCGGGGGTATCACTAAGACGTAGACTACCCGCCGCGTCGGCATTAAGCCTCGATACTAAGGACGATGAAACCGACGAAGCAATGGCGATCCCGCAACTGACCAAGGTGAGCTGCACCTCAGCGAGTTGCGCTACAGCGCCGTCGGGAGCGGTTGGTCCAACAGAGGCAGTTTGATGGCGCATGGAAACGACGGCTACGA from Botrimarina mediterranea encodes:
- the purB gene encoding adenylosuccinate lyase; this translates as MPDHEVYENPLISRYASRPMASLWGAQKKFSTWRRLWVWLAEAEAELGLPITAAQLDELRAKVDDIDFTAAAGYEKKLRHDVMAHVHTYGDACPNAKGIIHLGATSNFVVDNADVIVIRESLELVASRLAAVIDALAAFAEKHRDLPTLGFTHLQPAQPTTVGKRATLWCYDLALDLAEVEHRIATLKARSTKGTTGTQASFLELFEGDHDKCRQLEQRVAEKMGFDASYAVTGQTYPRKVDAQVLDCLSGIAASAHKATTDLRILAMRKEIEEPFEEHQIGSSAMPYKRNPMRSERIGALSRFVMSLAQNGAATHATQWMERTLDDSANRRLSLPQAFLGVDAVLVIYENVARGMVVYPEVIAKNLREELPFMITENVLMEAVKAGGDRQDLHEKIRQHSQAAGAVVKQQGGANDLLDRLRSDDAFKAVDLGSIADPSQLVGRAPQQVDEFLTEVVAPIRERYADRAAEGEELRV
- a CDS encoding HD domain-containing protein, with product MKDFTRESLVHDPVHGYVPFVSVVPDGEVSERRLLDNPWLQRLRQIHQLQTAWWVYPSAEHTRFQHVIGAMHMASRAVETLYESLHDVCKGDVPSRKAVDCLCRTAALLHDVGHGPFGHFFDEHFLKPHYGLTHETLGAFIIEHELAKLLEGIYECPSGRMQAGESIDPAHVAMLIQRPKRDDSSEWPRWLVLLRSLFCGLYTVDSMDFVLRDAYMTGYSARAYDLERLLRYSFFSDRGLTIHQKGLSALIKFVQTKSELFRAVYFHRTVRAIDKTLRDIFVDSRELLFPHDPRERLDDYCRFTEWSLLIDVSRWAESSDAKKRLLAPRWERILGREVDWIAVEDRNVTYRPGESEQSSLFSDAGLLEHAIRSRLPADIEDLPMQIDLPRHIYRPDALAATAGQNYQFKPSTGKVYPLTDDQLFRQLPVAHRACRVYLQKNHPKEHAAAVGEALDALVGSRSEDDLTNM
- a CDS encoding TadE family protein; the protein is MYANRPRPRRRSRQTDRRGAAVVEFAIVAPLFFLMILGCIEIGRALMVQQVLVNASRVGAREAATLNGTSAGAVTSAVNYAAGASVPGVTATVSPDPGTAKGGDLITMTLTVDFLSVSWSPTPWFLGGQTLTATSVMRKEGFN
- a CDS encoding pilus assembly protein TadG-related protein gives rise to the protein MRHHPLLPRQTRGQRRGAITVLAALFSIVMLGMVAFSVDVGYILSVKEELQRTADAAAMAAAWEMASGMADELPADAAVLAGRAAAASVASTNIVGRVAPQIDSNYANTSSGDLVFGYLADLGAPDAMETSDSALFNAARVKIRRDETLNGAAPLFFASVFGIRTQSLEAEATAGLVRNVGGFQAPSGGGNIDLLPFALDRQTHLSWLAGNGSDSYKYNEATGAVTSGSDGKVEVNLYPQGTGSPGNRGTVDIGGANNSTNDIARQILYGISAADFAALGKPLVFDENGELTLNGDTGISAGVKDELAAIKGKPRIIPIFSKVEGPGNNAIYTIVAWQGIRIVDVKLTGPMNKKHLTIQTAPVLATGVVPTTVAGTSYQVYSPAVLLQ
- a CDS encoding PEP-CTERM sorting domain-containing protein (PEP-CTERM proteins occur, often in large numbers, in the proteomes of bacteria that also encode an exosortase, a predicted intramembrane cysteine proteinase. The presence of a PEP-CTERM domain at a protein's C-terminus predicts cleavage within the sorting domain, followed by covalent anchoring to some some component of the (usually Gram-negative) cell surface. Many PEP-CTERM proteins exhibit an unusual sequence composition that includes large numbers of potential glycosylation sites. Expression of one such protein has been shown restore the ability of a bacterium to form floc, a type of biofilm.) — its product is MPCKRALVAAIVSLAIAVDASESCAATLPSTGLQLQATANVSIDPSAFFRPGEEITIRFDLRPEDLRRSTARPSTGWSFLYVNNPIPVHVSSERAGEHPTVGVIGRLLATSGASTMDQIRVDVLVGNEVVPVITIPRTLDPTTFPLSIEAMLEAIRQSIEDPGVTPINADGMLLVDTGPGPGDREIVRFVNARWSLIPEPGTTASVMIAILPGWFVRRKAHEN
- a CDS encoding HAMP domain-containing protein, yielding MSKHQRKRVFVDRDIQGGLVWIAARYWALSLTVVGMLTVVGWVFIAPGIAQLVESPEQLRSLISCLIMGLVAAAALLPVVLLDLVKFSHRFAGPMVRLRESMRRAAAGEHVDPIRFRDGDYWQDLAEAFNAMQARIDRSEQVRTKDVA